The DNA sequence AATCCTAGTATGAACTTTCTCCATAAACTGAGTCCACTGCAATCCCAATAATTCTAAACTgttgcatcattcatataacCCGATTTCCCTGCAATCTTTGAACTCTCTCTACTCTAAAGAATCAATCTttttatccaaaatataacCCCTAATCAAAAATCGATTCATTGCTTAAAACAAGACAATAAAAGATTGCAACTTTACCCAAATTTTGATACTTTGATCAAAGATTCCTGATAATTCTACCAACACcgaaacaacaaacccagtcATTACAATCAATTGgaaataagagaaaagaaaatacctTTAGGCCGGGTTGGGATGAAAATGTTGATTGGGTTTAGTGCGAATTGGGGAAGTGGGTAGCAGCCTGTGAAAGACTGCAGAGATGCTCAAACTGAAGAACCGAACAACCGGGGGAAACAATTGTCGATGAATTATCATTTGTAAAAATCTCAATAAAAATGTAACACACTATGTGAGTATGTGGAGGCTTTTTATCGATGAATTTTCCGGCAGCATTGTCCTCGCTATTCTTTATTATTGTTCGCTTGTGAAAATATCATGGATTATGTACCACACTACAACTGTACAAGAGAAGACAATGATGcagcaaaagaaacaaaatcacGATAAGACTTTGCCATGTCATAGTGATAATAATATAGTTGGCTAACACTTGTTTACGCTTCATAAACACTTGGCTGAGTTGGCTTGAAACTAAAACTGGATCATCATCTGATTCATCTCTATCATCTTCTTCTCCTACCTCCATACCCTGACTCTGCATTTTCAAGGTACCACCAACATACTCTTACCTCCTTTTCTTGTCCCTCAAATTGATCATATTGCAGTTGTTTTGCACTGTCTGACTGTTTGATGATCTGGGTTTGTGCTAATATGTGGAAGAAAACAAAATGATTTTCCATTGTTTATGAGCTTTTGATATGTTTAGGTCTTGTATACTTGAGTTTTGATCTTGATATTGACTAATTGTAGGTTATGTCATTGCATAATTGAATCTCATAGTTAGTTGCAAACTTGCAATAACTTGGAAATTGGATCATAGGAGAAGGATAAGGTTCTGTTTCtgtattttcattattttaatttcttctacTTCCATAACTTATGCACTCTGCCTTGACTGCCTTTTAGTTTCCAAATACTTCTTGTAATGAGGAGTCATGAGATGAATGTCTGTTTTTATAAAACATATCAGAGACTGGGATATTCTTGAATTCAAAATCATACCATTTATGGGAGATATTCATCAAACACTTTTGCTCTCTGTGAATTTTCTCCTCTCTTGAAGTGATCGAGAGCCTTCTCTAAGTAGTAATCCTCATTAGACCTTTATCGGCAAAATTATGCCGTGATGTTCCCTATTGTATCAATTAAGGATTATCATTTGGTTTTGAATAGATCCAtgtagtttagggtttaggattatCATTTGGTATCAATTAAGGATTATCATTTGGTTTTGAATAGATCCATATAGTTGGCACACTTTCACCAAAATTCTTcaccattcttctttttcttctttgctttTCGTCTATGTACTGTAGCTTGTACAAATGAGCATAAGTGATGTTAATCAACGAATATTTATTTGCACGTCAACTATCATCTCTCATTCGTTATGTGGGTTGCATTTGTCAGGGAAGCGATTGTACTTGCATAAATAGTTGGAAGTCAGGAATCAGGATCAAATTCCTACCAGTAGTCTATCTGTATGGCAACTACCAAGATATACATAGTGTAAGTATTTCTATATCTCCCTTTTTTTCTTGCATACATGCATCATTTAATGAACTTGGACCATTCCTATTTGTTTCCTTAAAAACTTCTCCCTGAACAGACTTTGGATCTTGAAACTACTTCTTGCAGGTACTACTCTTTACATGGACATGTGGAGACTATGGCACGAGAAGTACAGCGAGGAGTTAATGCAGTGGAAGGTGTTGAAGGAACACTTTGGCAGGTAATTGATCTCATTGATTTTGATTGTAGTCATCTTTGATATTGAATGATCACAGTCATCTTTATTACTCATCACAACTATCAAGATAGCCGAATTCTACTATGATAGTGGCCCTTTAATATTCTGAATGGAGCTTTGTTTTGACTTGATTAGAATGGAGCAGGTGCCTGAGACACTTCCTGATGTAATATTGCAAAAGATGAAGGCCCCTCCTAAGGCAAATGATGTGCCAGAGATAAGGCCAGAACAACTTGTGGAAGCTGATGGTTTTCTCTTTGGATTTCCATCGCGTTTTGGTGTGATGTCAGCTCAATGCAAGGCCTTCTTTGATGCCAGTCATGAAATATGGGAAACACAAGCACTTGCCGGCAAACCTGCTGGAATCTTCTGGAGTACTGGATTTCATGGGGGAGGCCAGGAGCTTACTGCGTGAGTTTCCACTTCTCCTTAAAACCTTCCATGTATAAACCAGTTCACTTGATTAGTCTTGGATACTTGTTTGTGTCATTGACTCCATTAACTGTTCGTGCATAAACTTCATATATGAGATAAAACTTAGGGAAGACCTTATAGTGTTGTGTCTACTTTCTTCCACAAGGACAATAATATGTTCTAAATTTTCATTTCACTTATGGTGACTTGTAGCTCCAATAATACTGAGCCTTAGACAACACTTAAGGCCAGAATTCGAACTTCCCCCTTTCCCTTTGGCCTCTGTTTGGG is a window from the Rosa chinensis cultivar Old Blush chromosome 2, RchiOBHm-V2, whole genome shotgun sequence genome containing:
- the LOC112186683 gene encoding probable NAD(P)H dehydrogenase (quinone) FQR1-like 3 isoform X1, which gives rise to MATTKIYIVYYSLHGHVETMAREVQRGVNAVEGVEGTLWQVPETLPDVILQKMKAPPKANDVPEIRPEQLVEADGFLFGFPSRFGVMSAQCKAFFDASHEIWETQALAGKPAGIFWSTGFHGGGQELTALTAVTQLAHHGMIFIPLGYTFGKGMYEMNEVKGGSSYGAGTFAADGSRQPTELELQQAFYQGKYVAGIAKKLNN
- the LOC112186683 gene encoding probable NAD(P)H dehydrogenase (quinone) FQR1-like 3 isoform X2, translating into MDMWRLWHEKYSEELMQWKVLKEHFGRMEQVPETLPDVILQKMKAPPKANDVPEIRPEQLVEADGFLFGFPSRFGVMSAQCKAFFDASHEIWETQALAGKPAGIFWSTGFHGGGQELTALTAVTQLAHHGMIFIPLGYTFGKGMYEMNEVKGGSSYGAGTFAADGSRQPTELELQQAFYQGKYVAGIAKKLNN